The Falco rusticolus isolate bFalRus1 chromosome 4, bFalRus1.pri, whole genome shotgun sequence genome includes the window AGTCATCTGCCCCCTTCCCTAAACATATTGGTGAGCTCAGGGGGGCTTTTAGGATTTTTCAGCTGCTCAGTGGCAGGAGGACACTTTGCTTTGTCCCACTGAGGAGTCCTGGCCCCAGCAAGGATGCCCCTCACCGTGGGGAGGGCTCCAGGCTGGTGGTGCAGCTTTCCCCCATCCCAGAGGCTCAGAGGTACTCATGCTCCCAATGGGAGCTGGGAGCAACTGCGCCGACCCAGGGGCTGCTATTTAAATACTCTAGGACTGAAATAACTCAGTTTGAAGCCTGGGGAGCCGGTGCCCATCCAACATCACCCAGGCACGGTTCTCCTTGCTGCGGCAGCACCAAGATAGGCATCTGGAGGTGGTGGCAAAACTGGGCTGATCTAGGGTGGCCACAGAGccagagctcctgctgctgccccagggggCCTGGGACAggccagggaggtggcaggCGAGGGTCCGTGGCCGGGGAGCGGCGTGTGCCCTGGTGGGGGCCAGCGCACCTCAGCAGTGAGCAAAGCTGTCCTCCGTGGTGTCGCGGAGGTCCAGGCCCGCCACAGCTGGGGGATGGAGGCAGGTGAGGTTGTTGTAGGTGTAGATGGGGACGTGGGCATCGTCCCCCTCGGCCACAGACTGCACGAAGCGGGGGACCAccacagggtgctgcagggagaagtCCCGCAAGCCCTTCAGGGAGCAGTTGCAATGCCAATTGTTGccccccagccacagctgctccagggcaAAGGAGGCACACAGAAAGTCCACCGAGAAGGTCTCCAGTGAGTTATTCCTCAGGCTGAGGTATCGCAGGTTGGCCAGGGGGGAGATGACAGTGTTGTCCAGTGTCTCCAGCTGGTTATGGGAGAGGTCGAGCCAGAAGAGTCTCTGAAGCGGGCTGAAGGTGTTCTGGGAGATATCCAGGAGCTGGttggaggagaggaagaggtaCTCCAGGTTGCTCAGACCCACAAAGAGCTGGGGTGAGAGGTGGCTCAGCCTGTTGTGCTTCAGGTCGAGCTCCAGAAGCTCATGCAGTTCACTGAAGCTTTGGTCTTCGATGACCGAGATGGCATTGTGCTGCAAGAAGAGCCGCCGCAGGctggagaggctggagaagGTATTTGCCCGGATCTTGCCAAGGCAGCTGTGCTCCAGGTGGAGGCTGTGCAGCTTGGTGACCCCCTTGAAGACGTGGTCGGGCAGGACCTTGATGCAGTTCACGGACAAGTGCATCACTGCCACATTGTACAGCCCCAGGAATGCCCCAACCCTGATGTCTTGTAGCTGGTTGTTGTTGAGGCTGAGGACCTCCAGCTGGCCCAGCCCATCAAAGGTCCTTTCCATCACACTCCGGATCCTGTTGTGCCCtagctgcagctcctccaggaaCTGGAGGTCTTTGAAAGTCCTGGGCCTCAGGCTGGTGATGGAGTTGGTAGACAAGCGTAGGACGTGCAGGCTTAGGAGGCCCAGAAACGTGTCCTCAAATAGCAAGACGAGACGGTTGTGGGAGAGATCCAGCCACCGGAGAGACTTCATGCCCATGAAGGCACGGGGAGCGATGGCATTGATCTGGTTGTGGTTCAGGTacagcttctgcagcttctgcagcttGACAAAGGTATTGATCTTGATGCCCTTGAGCGCGTTCCCACTCAGGTCCAGCTCTTTCAGCTCAGTAaggctgcagaagagctggtgctggagaTAGGGGAGCTTGTTCCCAGCCAGGATCAGCTCCCTCAAGTTGGGCAAATCATGGAAGACTTTGTCAGGCAGGACCACAAGCGAGTTCCAGCCCAGGTTCAGATACCAGAGGTTGGACAGCCCAGCAAACAGCCCTTCCTCCACCTTACTGAAGTAGTTGTTGTTGAGGCTGAGGGAGACAAGGTTCTGGGTGTGCAGGAAGGTGTGGGGAGCCAAGTGCTTGAGGCGGTTGCGTTCGAGGTGGAGGTGGTAGAGGCTCCGCAGCCCGTGGAAAGCGTGCTGCTCCACGGCGgccagctggctgctctgcaggtcCAGAAAGTCCAGGGCTGAGAGGTTCCTAAAAGCAGCGGCCGGCAGCAGGGTGAAATTATTGCCATCCAGCCAAAGGGCTTTGGCGTTGTGGGGCACGTCCTCGGGCAGGTGCGTCAGGTTGCGGGTGCTGCAGAAGACATTAAGCTCCTCACTGTAGTCGTCCAAGCTGCAGGCAcaagggctggggcagcgcGGGGGGTCCGTGTCCCCCTGGTCCTTTGGGGTGTCCCCCTCGGGgggctgggaagcagtggccagcagcagggccaaggggagcagga containing:
- the IGFALS gene encoding insulin-like growth factor-binding protein complex acid labile subunit, which produces MSAGKAGITLLLPLALLLATASQPPEGDTPKDQGDTDPPRCPSPCACSLDDYSEELNVFCSTRNLTHLPEDVPHNAKALWLDGNNFTLLPAAAFRNLSALDFLDLQSSQLAAVEQHAFHGLRSLYHLHLERNRLKHLAPHTFLHTQNLVSLSLNNNYFSKVEEGLFAGLSNLWYLNLGWNSLVVLPDKVFHDLPNLRELILAGNKLPYLQHQLFCSLTELKELDLSGNALKGIKINTFVKLQKLQKLYLNHNQINAIAPRAFMGMKSLRWLDLSHNRLVLLFEDTFLGLLSLHVLRLSTNSITSLRPRTFKDLQFLEELQLGHNRIRSVMERTFDGLGQLEVLSLNNNQLQDIRVGAFLGLYNVAVMHLSVNCIKVLPDHVFKGVTKLHSLHLEHSCLGKIRANTFSSLSSLRRLFLQHNAISVIEDQSFSELHELLELDLKHNRLSHLSPQLFVGLSNLEYLFLSSNQLLDISQNTFSPLQRLFWLDLSHNQLETLDNTVISPLANLRYLSLRNNSLETFSVDFLCASFALEQLWLGGNNWHCNCSLKGLRDFSLQHPVVVPRFVQSVAEGDDAHVPIYTYNNLTCLHPPAVAGLDLRDTTEDSFAHC